TTAGTTTGTACGCCGAACATACAAATTGGTAAAGTATTCGCCCTATTTACAGACCCTGGCCTGGGCGCTAGCAGCAGTCATGAGTACGACCAAATACCCTTTGGTCCATGTTGTTGAGCCGGCGTTGCAGACGCCCGGTCGCCTCACATCGAATTGCAAACAAAGCTGTTTTTGCAGGATATAAAGGGCGCCGGTCCAGACCAGAATTTCGTTCGGACGTTTGAACACGCCTGAACCCAGACGTTCCAGCCAGTCATTGGCGACGTATTTTGAGCGTGATGGGACGCTATGCCAGCGCATTTGAGTACTGGGTTGTCTCTATGGTCCGCTGCTGCCACGGGCTTGGCAGTAACCTTAGTTTTTCGCTTCAAGATATACTCATGGCATATCCATAGCATAATTTTCGATGTAGTGGAATCTGGTGGGTGTAAGTTACCTTGAAAATTGTCCCGTAGATATACCCTTGGGTATATCTCTGGCCAAATAAGTGAGGTTAAGTCCAAGTGGCGATGCGATGAGTGGCAAATCGTAAGCCCCGGCCCCTTGCGGACCCTAACCTTAGTGTCCAAGAGTTTCATCGCCCTCCACACGAACTGGCATTTTGGTATTGGCGGCCAGCCTCTGTCCTAGCGTCTCCATTAACCGATCGTATCGCTGCGTGGCAGGCGCCTTGGCTGCGGTCGCGACTTGTTCAGGCAGGGGGGCTCATCTCGCCGCTGCGGTGGCAGTTTGATCTTAGTCGGGGGCGGCAGAATACGCTCTAAGAAACGCTTATCCTTGAAGTATCTGTCAGTATATTGACGTTGCAATTGTCGGTGGAGGTTGAACCAAATTATGACGAAGCTTTGAGTGCAGATGCTGCTACGGAGCTCATCGAGGTAAAGTGATTAACCGCAGAATGAGCCAAATTAAATCTGTGGATTAAATTTTGCGGCAAGCGGGCTGAGGTGCGGGTAGGGAGCTAGTTGAAGCGCATTTTATGCAATAAAAACAAATTCTTGTATATCGCTTTGAATCCGGCTCCAGGCACCATTCCTCCCTCCCAAGACATCAGCCAAAATCTAGCAAACCACTTATAGTGGCGTCCCATGAGATACCAGAATATCCGCCGGTTTTTGGGTACAATTTGTGGGTAATGCCGAGGACGCCTTGGACGCTAACCACATGTCTCTCTTTGACCAAACAATCAAAGCAGCTAAGCCCAATTCAGACAAGGATTACAAACTTGCCGATGGGGCGGTGCGATGAGGTTAAAAAGGTCTTTGCAAGGGCGTCGATCTGAGTTTCAAGCGACAAGCGATAGCGGCCTCAAACCTTTACGTCCGTGGATATTAAGGCAGGCTGATCACCTGGCTTAGCGTCGACACACCGCTTTCGTTGAAGCTTTCAACCGCTACATAATAGCCGACGCCGACATTGAGGGCGCGCAAATCCAGTTGATTGCCATGCTGGCGGCCACCGAATTCGGTGTCGTCATCTTCCGCAAAGAGTTGATAGGTCAGGGTAAGGCGGTCCGGTCGGATGCCCCAGCGGACATTATAGCCGACCGCGCCAGGCACCGGTTTCCACACAATATGGGCATTTCGTTGATCGGTATCGCGCTTCGCCATCACACCGGCGGGTTTGCGAGGTGCCTTGCCATCGGCACTGCCGAACACGCGCAGGTCGGCAATGGCCAGGTTCGGCGCCCCTATATGACCATGAACATAACGGATATAGCGCGCATTGACGGGCTGGGGCAGCTCGAAATAGGCATTGGGCCGGTCGCGGCGCGGCGGCTCAGTTTCAGCGACCTTTGTCCAGGTCCGCCCATTGGCTGAGGCTTCCAGCGTGAACTCGGTGTAGATATCGGTGCTATCGGCATAGAGGCCCGACTTGTAGTCGGCATAATTGACCTGTATGGCCCGCACCGTCTTTTCCGCACCGAGATCGACGGTCAGGGTCTGGCCGGGTTTATTGTCCGCCGCCAGCCAGAAGCTGCGGGGGTTTTCGTCGGTAGCGTTCTTCGAGTCGAAGTTCTGGCCTTCGACCGTCGTGTGTTGCGAAGACACGCTCACCGGCTTGCGGTAGGACAGCAGCATCCAGCCGGTGAACAGCTTTTCCGGGTCGTCTATCTTCGCAGTCGGGACATAATGCGGGAAGTCGCCGAAACGCGCCGACACCGCCATCTGGCCATCAGCATAGAATTTCGCTGGCAGCATGTCGATGCGGCGCTCGAAGGTCCAGTTATAACCCAGCCACGGGGTGCCGGTATTCCAGTAATTGCCGTACTTGTCCTGGAAGGTGGAGCCATGCCCGGCGCCATTCACAAAGCCGCCCGGCTTGTAGGCGACCGGATTATAGTCGGCATAGGTGAAGGGCCCCAGTGGTTTATCGGCCACATAGGTGCCATTGCCATAGACATTGTATTCCGTGCCCGGCGCACCGTACTGCAGGTAATATTTGCCATTGACCTTGGTCATCCACGCCCCTTCGGTGAAAGGGGCAATGGGCGTGCCGTTGGGCAGCTTGCCGGAATGATCCTGGCCAAAACGCTCCCAGCCATGCTTTTCCGGCTGAAGATAAATAAAGCGGTTCGGCTTGCCTTTGTAGGCAAAGGGCTGCGGTGTCATTTCTATACCGTAGATGGGATAGATATTCGACGAGCCCCAGTACATGTACCACTTGCCATCATCGTCGATGAACAGGCCCGGATCCCACGGGCTGGGTTGCACCTGATCCGGTCCGAGGTGGCTGTCGTCTTTCCCCTCGCCAACGGCGGTCGGCACCGCCGGGGTACGGCGCACCCAGAAATCGAGCTTGCCCGATGCCGGATCGTCACTCTTCAACAGGGCCGTCTGGCGGGTATGCGACTGCATGATGTAGAGCGTCTTGCCATCAGACACGAGCGCCGGCGCCACAATGCTCTCGAACGGCCAGCGCGACGGCGTAATGAAATTCCAGTGGATCAGGTCTTCCGAGCGCCAATAGCCATCGGCCAGGGTCTGGAGCAGATAATAGGCCCCCTGGTGGAGCACCACCGCCGGGTCGGCGCCGGTGCGATAGGAAATTCTCTCGTTCTGCTGCTCGAAATTATAACGGTAATCGATATCGACCGGATTGGCATAGGTGGTCTGTTCAGCGTGAGCCGCCGTGGCTAAAGCCATAAGCGAAACGGTGAGGACAAGCGTTTTCATGGTCAGGCCT
The window above is part of the Asticcacaulis sp. MM231 genome. Proteins encoded here:
- a CDS encoding family 43 glycosylhydrolase, whose product is MKTLVLTVSLMALATAAHAEQTTYANPVDIDYRYNFEQQNERISYRTGADPAVVLHQGAYYLLQTLADGYWRSEDLIHWNFITPSRWPFESIVAPALVSDGKTLYIMQSHTRQTALLKSDDPASGKLDFWVRRTPAVPTAVGEGKDDSHLGPDQVQPSPWDPGLFIDDDGKWYMYWGSSNIYPIYGIEMTPQPFAYKGKPNRFIYLQPEKHGWERFGQDHSGKLPNGTPIAPFTEGAWMTKVNGKYYLQYGAPGTEYNVYGNGTYVADKPLGPFTYADYNPVAYKPGGFVNGAGHGSTFQDKYGNYWNTGTPWLGYNWTFERRIDMLPAKFYADGQMAVSARFGDFPHYVPTAKIDDPEKLFTGWMLLSYRKPVSVSSQHTTVEGQNFDSKNATDENPRSFWLAADNKPGQTLTVDLGAEKTVRAIQVNYADYKSGLYADSTDIYTEFTLEASANGRTWTKVAETEPPRRDRPNAYFELPQPVNARYIRYVHGHIGAPNLAIADLRVFGSADGKAPRKPAGVMAKRDTDQRNAHIVWKPVPGAVGYNVRWGIRPDRLTLTYQLFAEDDDTEFGGRQHGNQLDLRALNVGVGYYVAVESFNESGVSTLSQVISLP